In Podospora pseudopauciseta strain CBS 411.78 chromosome 3, whole genome shotgun sequence, one genomic interval encodes:
- the COX11 gene encoding Cytochrome c oxidase assembly protein cox11, mitochondrial (EggNog:ENOG503NW27; COG:O), protein MSKTHDDDDGFMGECLLKPPRVSPKKEGAMTTTHPCTPLLRDRQARNTHKLQARLGCAAVQLGFFFEKSIIRRSSTPTNTHGHHHSVTPNMNSIPRITRRLAATSQKRFFTPNTPRRAKPQQHPHYHQPTPSGSKSSNPEMDRIHQLYRQRNRSTAFYTISVILGTVALSYGSVPMYKMICQTTGWGGQPVRAHGGSSSSSSPDEDITAKLIPITTSPRIRVSFSASVSDLLDWKFVPQQREVRVLPGETALAFYTATNNSDKDIIGVATYSVTPAQVAPYFSKIQCFCFEEQRLQAGETVDMPVFFYLDPDLLNDLNMRGVESVVLNYTFFKARYDDQK, encoded by the exons ATGTCCAAGACtcacgacgatgatgacggttTTATGGGCGAATGCCTTCTAAAACCACCCCGTGTAAGTCCCAAAAAGGAAGGAGCTatgaccaccacccacccatgCACTCCACTTTTGCGCGACCGCCAAGCCCGGAACACCCACAAGCTCCAAGCTCGCCTTGGTTGCGCAGCCGTTCAATTGGGATTCTTTTTTGAGAAGTCCATCATCAGACGATCTTCCACACCTACCAACACCCACGGTCACCACCATTCGGTCACACCAAACATGAATTCAATACCAAGAATAACCCGGCGCCTAGCCGCCACTTCCCAGAAACgcttcttcacccccaacaccccccgaCGAGCGAAACCCCAGCAACACCCACActaccaccaacccaccccctccggctccaagtcctccaacCCAGAAATGGACAGGATACACCAGCTCTACCGCCAGCGGAACCGTTCAACCGCCTTTTACACCATCTCTGTGATCCTCGGCACAGTGGCCTTGAGTTATGGTTCAGTACCAATGTATAAAATG ATCTGCCAAACAACCGGCTGGGGCGGACAACCCGTCCGTGCCCAcggcggctcctcctcctcctcctcccccgacgAAGACATAACCGCCAAACTCAtacccatcaccacatcGCCCCGCATCCGcgtctccttctccgcctcggTCTCCGACCTCCTAGACTGGAAATTCGTTCCACAACAGCGAGAAGTTCGGGTTTTACCGGGAGAGACAGCGCTGGCGTTTTATACCGCGACGAACAACTCTGACAAGGACATCATCGGGGTGGCGACCTACTCTGTCACACCAGCACAGGTGGCGCCCTACTTTAGCAAGATTCAGTGCTTCTGTTTTGAGGAGCAGAGGCTCCAGGCCGGGGAGACGGTAGACATGCCGGTTTTCTTTTACTTGGATCCGGATCTGCTAAATGATCTCAACATGAGAGGGGTGGAGAGCGTGGTGTTGAATTATACTTTTTTCAAGGCTAGGTATGATGATCAGAAGTGA
- a CDS encoding hypothetical protein (COG:S; EggNog:ENOG503NYUU), whose protein sequence is MSQIIPRNDAWRTHPPPGSNQYLSDNGSNWLFAVAALFGVTTLGLFAHKFKARNGERFFHYLFIIAAFVGLITYYAQACDLGWDVIAQANQINRSGLTRQIFWPKYVFWVVAFPAVVIALGVLSGVSWATILFNVFLTWIWQLSYLAAAYTPSNYKWGFFAWGLLAHLFLLYSTLIHSRRNATHVGIRSDYTKLTGYANFLWLIYPIAWGLSDGGNVIGVTASFIWFGILDLLLIIGFAAFTIVLSRRWDYGRLNIAFTQYGRVPVHAGSFPEKNSPHANAAVAPSTRAAV, encoded by the coding sequence ATGTCCCAGATTATCCCACGCAACGACGCCTGGCGCACGCACCCGCCTCCGGGAAGCAACCAATACCTCAGCGACAATGGCTCCAACTGGCTCTTTGCCGTCGCCGCCCTCTTCGGTGTTACCACATTGGGCCTTTTCGCCCACAAGTTCAAGGCCCGCAACGGTGAACGCTTCTTCCACtacctcttcatcatcgccgcCTTTGTCGGTCTCATCACCTACTATGCCCAGGCCTGCGATCTCGGCTGGGATGTGATCGCGCAGGCGAACCAGATCAACCGAAGCGGTCTCACCCGTCAAATCTTCTGGCCCAAGTATGTCTTCTGGGTTGTCGCCTTCCCCGCCGTCGTTATCGCTCTTGGTGTCCTCTCCGGTGTCTCCTGGGCCACCATCCTCTTTAACGTCTTCCTCACCTGGATCTGGCAGCTCAGctacctcgccgccgcctaCACTCCATCCAACTACAAGTGGGGCTTCTTCGCCTGGGGTCTCCTCGCtcatctcttcctcctctacTCTACTTTGATCCACAGCCGCAGGAACGCCACCCATGTTGGCATCCGCAGTGACTACACCAAGCTTACCGGCTATGCCAACTTCCTCTGGCTCATCTATCCCATTGCCTGGGGTCTGTCTGATGGCGGTAATGTCATTGGTGTTACTGCCAGCTTCATATGGTTCGGTATCCTCGACttgctcctcatcatcggctTCGCTGCTTTCACCATCGTCCTCTCCAGACGATGGGATTATGGCAGACTCAACATTGCCTTCACCCAGTATGGCCGTGTCCCTGTTCACGCTGGCAGCTTCCCCGAGAAGAACTCTCCCCATGCCAACGCTGCCGTTGCCCCCAGCACCCGCGCTGCTGTTTAA